From one Dysidea avara chromosome 9, odDysAvar1.4, whole genome shotgun sequence genomic stretch:
- the LOC136267296 gene encoding ankyrin repeat and SAM domain-containing protein 3-like, with the protein MATDHDMLDQSQAIAQKLYNNPSIAIIPLDLHTACAIGGYQIVNKAVMNKEDLNKRDKGGWTPLMYAAYVGRDTIVTLLLDGEANTNCVSTKKLSLLMVSAGSGIESVCYLLQHGAKIDTRDVDGCTALLQAIRQGQQSSVNLLLDHGANCEIGDNDQVIPLIQAAMDGHEIIVELLIAYVQLQKMLDKECHIRSTTERFALQLQLLRQDANEYATAVQQAISDQVIHLTAARKVFTKMSTSLTILNTIATNMKGVEIHHKTSHGMIAQDMAMRNRHMVIASMLDNARFWQNFGRSSFNDSDSSSEASDDLMSGPDAVAKMTNAGASGSFSMDYYRYMESKKNHHSFGGQSVTQ; encoded by the exons ATGGCCACGGATCATGATATGTTGGACCAGTCACAGGCGATAGCTCAGAAACTCTACAATAATCCATCCATTGCTATAATACCGCTGGACCTGCACACCGCGTGCGCCATTGGAGGCTACCAGATCGTGAACAAGGCGGTAATGAATAAAGAGGACCTTAACAAGAGGGACAAAGGCGGTTGGACCCCGCTAATGTACGCCGCCTATGTAGGACGGGATACTATCGTAACGTTACTACTGGATGGCGAAGCGAACACTAATTGTGTTTCAACAAAGAAGCTCAGCCTGTTAATGGTATCAGCGGGGTCCGGTATAGAGTCCGTGTGTTACTTGTTACAA CATGGCGCCAAAATTGACACACGTGATGTGGATGGTTGTACAGCATTGTTACAGGCTATAAGACAAGGACAACAATCAAGTGTTAACTTGTTACTGGACCATGGAGCAAACTGTGAAATAGG TGACAATGATCAGGTGATCCCTCTCATACAGGCCGCAATGGATGGACATGAGATTATCGTGGAATTGTTGATAGCTTAT GTACAGTTACAGAAGATGCTTGATAAAGAATGTCATATCAGGAGCACCACGGAGCGGTTTGCCCTCCAGCTACAGTTATTAAGGCAAGATGCTAATGAGTATGCTACTGCCGTGCAACAAGCTATCTCTGATCAGGTGATCCATCTGACAGCAGCAAG GAAGGTGTTCACTAAGATGTCCACCTCATTAACTATACTCAACACCATAGCAACCAATATGAAG GGAGTAGAGATCCATCACAAGACATCACATGGGATGATAGCACAAGACATGGCAATGAGGAACAGGCACATGGTGATTGCTAGCATGTTGGATAATGCTAGGTTCTGGCAGAACTTCGGAAGAT CTAGTTTCAATGATAGTGACAGTAGCAGTGAAGCAAGTGATGATTTGATGAGTGGTCCGGATGCAGTAGCTAAGATGACCAACGCTGGAGCTAGTGGATCATTCTCAATGGATTACTACAGGTATATGGAGAGCAAGAAGAACCATCACAGCTTCGGAG gacaAAGTGTGACCCAGTGA